CTCAAGTCGCCGAGCTTCTCGTGCGGATTGCTCAGATCGCCGGTCGAGATCAGGATGCGCTCGCGATCGAACGTGGTGTCGCGCTTTAGCGCGACCGCCTTCTGCTCCTGCTGCGCCTGTATCGCGGCCTGGCAGGCCGCCATACAGCAGAGCGCGATTACGATCGCGAGGGCGCGGAGTAAAAACCGCATCGCGGTTACTTCTTCTTTTTCGCCGGGGTTGCCGCCTTGCGCGCCTTGCGCCGAAAATGCGGCATCACCTCCTTGGCGAAAAGCTCCATGCTCCGGCGCACCTTGCGCGGATCCATCCCCGGTAAATCCATCGCCGCCACCAGGTGGGTAACGCGCGTGCGGCCGAAGTAGTCCTCCAGGCCGGCGATCGCCTCGTCCGGAGTGCCGATCAGCAACGGCTCGCCGAACAGCGCGGCGGTCTCCGACTGGCGCAGCTTGCCGACGGGCGGAAGGTTGGAGCCGTACGCCTGGTCGCCCGGGAGGTCGTTGGCCTCGACGAACCACTTGCCGTAGCAGCTCATCATGTAGTGGGCGCCGGCTTCTGCGTCGTCCCACGCCTTGTCGCGCTTCGATGCGACGAAGACGGTCCGCAACTGCGCGATGTTGTAATCCTCGGGTTCGCGTCCATGTTCCACGAGCGCCGCGTCGTACATCTGCTGCTGATCGACGCCGCCGGTGCCCATGAAATGATAGCCGTTGCGCGCGGCGCGCCCGATCGACTTGGGGCCGCGCGCTGCAAGCCAGAGCGGCGGATGCGGCTTCTGCACCGGGCCCGGGATTACGGTGACATTGGTGAGCTTGTTAAACCGCCCGTCCATCGTCACGTTACGCTCGGTCCATACGCGCCGGATAACCTCGGTACCTTCCTCCAGGCGCGGACCGCGCTCGTTGCGCGGGATGTTGAAGCCGACGAACTCCGGCACGCGGTAGCCCTGGCCCAGGCCGAGGTCGAGGCGGCCGTTGGAGATGATATCGACGGTGGCGGCGTCCTCGGCCACGCGCAGCGCGTTGTGGAGCGGCAGCAGGAGCACGAAGGTGCCGATGCGGACCTTCTTGGTGCGCGCGGCGATCGCCGCCGCGATCGGCAGAAGCGACGGCGCATAGCCGTCGTCGACGAAGTGATGCTCGGTCAGCCAGATGGTGTCAAAGCCGAGGTCCTCGGCGGCGACGGCAAGCTCGATTTCCTTGCGATAGAGCTCGGCGAAGGAAACCTTGGCCGGCGGCGGATTGCGGAAGAACAGAGTGAAGCCGAAGTTCACGATTTCTCCTTGGACTGGCGACATGCGTTGCCGGGTCGAAGCGTCCCCGAACCGGGCTGGGGCGCGTTTCGGGATGGAGGCGGGCCAGCTGCGGCCCGCCGCCCCGAAACGATCTATCGACAATTCATCCACTGCGACCGGATCTAGCCCTTGGACAGCTCTTTCAGGTCCTCGGCCCAGTTCTCGTAGGGTCTCAGCGCGAAAACCTCGGTTTCGGCCGCGATATGCGCGTAGCCCATTTTCCAGATCGGCAGTTCGTGAATCGCATGGTCGAGATCGTCGGCGCTCGGCACGTCGATGACGGCGATGATTATTGGGCGGCCGGCGACCTTCCAGATTCCCTTGATCGCGCCGCCTTTTACCGCGGCCAGGGCTGCCTCGGATTCGTGCCGCCACACGGTGTAGAACTCCTTGTTCGACGCGTTGGCGGGCTTGGCGATGTTCGCCTTCAGCATGAAGAGCATGATGAGCCTCCTTTACGGTTATCCGATCCCAAGACTTGTAGCGCGAAACCCGGCGGGCCGAAAGCTTTTCAGTGAGATGTATCCTTCAGTCCGCAGTTCGATTCTGTCGCGTGAAGCCGACGGGAACTCGATTGGGCGCGCGGGCATTTTAATTGGATGGAGCTTCCGCTAAAAGGCATGGGTGGCTGGCGCGGCCCGTTTTTCATGACTTCCCCTTAAATCTTTGAGTTGAGCCGCCCGCCCCGGGAGAATCCGATGGCTTCGTTCGCTTACATGCCGGACACGCACGGCGGACCGTATGCGCAGCCCGAGCCCGAACCCGAACGCTCTGCAAACTTCGCCCAGCAGTTGCTGAGCGAGGCCGAGCAGGCCGAGCGCTGCGGTTTTGACGGCGTCTTCGTGCCCGAGCGCCATGCCCGCACCGAATGCATGTTTCCGAGTCCGCTGCCGTTGCTGGCGGCGATCGCGGCGCGCACCAGGCGGGTCAAAATAGGCACCGATATCCTGATGCCGGCGCTCTACAACCCGGTGCATCTCGCGCAATCGACCGCGCTGATCGACGTGCTCTCGCGCGGACGGCTGATCTTGGGCGTCGGCGCGGGCTATCACAAGGACTACTTCGCGCACTTCGGAATTCCGATCAAACAGCGCGAGGGCCGTTTCGAGGAGACGATGGAAATCGTCCAGAAGGCGTGGACCACCGTCGGACCCTTCGCCCATCATGGCAAGTACTTCAATTTCGACGCGATTCACGTGACGCCCAAGCCCTATCAGCGGCCGCGTCCGCCTATCTGGATCGGTGCGTTCGGACCGAAGTCGATCGCTCGGGCGGGCCGGATGAGCGACGCATGGTCGGCGGCGCCGTTCTTCGATCGCATCGAGAACATCAAGGCCCAGGTCTCGATTTATCGCGAGGCGGCTGCCAAGGCCGGCCGCAAGCCCAGCATCGCGCTGTTTCGCGACGGATGGCTCGCGTCGAGCCGCGAAGAGGCCGAGCAGACGTTCGGCCGCCTGTGGTTGGAAGAATGCAAGTTTTACTTTAGAAATGGCATGCTTGTGCCAACAGAGGATTTCGCCTCGGAGAGCGACTTTACGCTGGACAAGATCCGCGGCCGGGGGCATGCGATTGTCGGCACCAAGGACGACTGGCTCGAGGCGCTCGACCGCTGGAACACGATAATGGGTGGCGTGGACTGGTACGTCCTGCGTATCAGGGTCCCGCTTGGCCCGTCACCCGAGAAGGTGCTCGAATGTATCCAGCGCCTCGGCGAGGAAGTCCTGCCCAAGGCGCGCAAAGCTTGAGCGCAAGAGCGTTGCGCCGGCGCCGGAGAGGGGTTTGTAGGCCTATGCGACGACGTTTTGTCACAGTGGCGATGCTTCTGGCGCTCGGCGTATGGTCCTGCTCGAGCGGGAGCGGCGGCCAATCGAATTCCGTTGCAAATCCTCCGGCGGCAGGGGCCGGCGAAGCGAGCCCTGTTGGCTCGGCCGCGTCTCCCGATCCGCTCACGGACTTCACTGGAATCTGGAAGGGCACGTCGGTCAGCACGATGAACGCGGCCATGGTGAAAATCACCTTCAAGCTCAAGCGCGAGGGCAACCAGCTAAAAGGCGATTACCTATGCAGACCGGGCAATGCGATCTGCCGCAACAACACTCCGCACGGATGGGTGACCGGACAGGTGAACGCCCGCGGCTTTCGCGTCGCGATGGAAGATACGAGCTGGTGCATGTATTTTATGGATGACTTCTATCCGCCGAAGGCTGATGGCGAGTACACCTGTTATATGAACGGCGGTATCGCGGACCAGGGGACGTTCAAGCTCAAGGGCCCGCCGACTGACTCGGGCGAGGAGGGCGCGCCGCCGGCTAAACCGTAAGTTCGGTGCGCCTTGGCCAAAACAATAATTAAAGCGAATGATGAAGTTGTTGCCAGTAAAATTGTCGAATGGACTGCCAGCCATGTCGTCGCGATACGGGGCGCAGGGAGCTCTGGCCCTGGCGCTCGCCGCTATCGTGCTGTCGATCGCCGGATGCTTCGAATTCGAGGTGCCGACGCCGTCGACCACCGTCAGCCCGATGACTTCCGTGATGCGTCCAGCCAAGGCGTCTGATTGTCCGATACAGGTGCTGACCTCGATGCCTACCACCGACGTTCAGCAACTCGCGCTGTTGGATACCTGGGGCGATCAGTCGGCCAAAGACGTGGACCTCCTGCCGGTGATCAAGCGCAAGGCGTGCGAGATTGGAGCCGACGCGATCGTGATCACCTCGGACAAGAGTCAGCACGAGGGCGATCAACTGGTAGGCTGGGACTCGGGCGCCAGTTCCACCGTCTCGGCGAAGAGCGCTAACGTGTCGCAGCGCATGCACGACCCCGAAGTCGGCGAGGTCGGCCACGGCGGCCATTACATGAGCGGCGTGGCGATAGCGTTCGTCAAGGGCGGCCCGCAAACCACCTCGTCCGCGGGCCAGTAATTCCGACCTCCACCCCGTGTCCGGGGGAGAAGGTCAGAAATGACGTCAGAAACGACGATCAAAAATCCCCGAAGCGGAATTCAGGCGGGCGGCCGCGGGCGGCTTGCCGCCGCTTTGGCCTTGGCCGCGTTCGCCTTGCGCACGGCGGTCATCGCCGCGTGCGAGCGCGAATGGCCGTGCTCGTGCGCCGCGGCGGCTGGCTTGGCCGGCGGCGGCGCTCCGCGCTTGTTCTCGGCTTCCTCGCGCGCGTGCACCTTGTCGTCGTACTCGGCGCCGCGTCCGTGCTTATACGCGGCGTAGCGCGCCGCCGATCGATCATCCATCCAGCATAGCCGCGCCGCCGGTGGCACCTTGAGCTGCGTTACGTCCTGCGTCGAGCTCGCGCGCGTTCCGCCTTCGACCGTGAAGGCGACCGCCGAGATGATGCGGCGCGCGGCGCGGCCGCAGTTAGGGCAGGGGCGCGAGCGCATCCCCGATGAACTGAGCGGTGCGAGCACCTCGAAGGTGAGCTCGCACCGCTCGCAACGGCATTCATAAAGCGGCATCTATAAGGTCCGCGTTATTCGACCTTGTGCGGATACTCCTTCCAGTCGTCAGGATCGTGCGTGATCCACATCGTGGCGCCCCACATGTCGCGGATCGCCTTGATTCGCCGCAGCGAATGGACCGACTGGAAAGGATTCACGTCGATTCCCATCGTCGCTTCCGCGTTGACCGCGGCGCGCAGATGCGTCGTGTCGCCGGTCAGCAGGAACCTGCGATTAGGGAGGTTCACCAGCAGCGAGCACTCGCCTGGCGTATGACCGGGCGTGAGCAGGAATTGCAGCGCCCCGTCGCCGAACAGATCGAAGTCGCAATCCAGCTCCATCCACTTGTACGAGCGGGTCGGCAGGAAGTCGTTGAGGATGAAAGCCCATCGCCGATCCACGTCCGGCCAGTAGGCGTACTGCAGCTCCCGGCTGCCGACCAGGAAGGTGGCGTTGGGAAAATAGGTGAGGCCGCCCGAATGGTCGAGATGCGAGTGCGACAGGATGACGTACTTCACGTCCGAGGTCTTGTAGCCGACGTTCTGGATCTGCTTGTCGAGCGTATCGGACTTGCTCCATTTGAGCGGCAGATGGGCTGCCACGTCGCCCCAATATCCGACCGCGTCGTCGATGATCTTCGGGTTGCAGCCGGTGTCGAACAGCACCAGGCCCTTGGGATGCTCGATGAGGAACGAAGGGCACGGCAGATCGAGCATCAAGGTCGCGTCGCCACCATGCATCAGCAGCGACTGCGGCGCGGTGAGCTGCGCGCCGGGCAGCGCCCACATTTTCTTTGCTTTGCCTTCAGCCATGTCTCGCCTCCCCAGTCCTTGATCAATGTGTTTTCGAGCGGTACGTCCGCGTGGTTTGCCCGTCCTCGAGCCGCCGAATCGCTGCCCGTGACGATAACAGCCGAACCTAGATCGCCTGATTTCGAACTGTCAAGGAAAATGCGCGTTAAACATTCAAGCCGGCGGTTTCGGTTTTCATTTGCCCGCGAGGCTGCTAATCCAAACGGACTGATGGAATCTGGTTCGACGCTGGCGCTTCTGCTCTAAATGGAGCGCGCGGCAAGCATCCGCATTCTGGCGACAGGGAGGACCGGCGCAGGTGGCCTATCGGATTGCGATCGACACGGGCGGAACCTTTACCGATCTCGTACTGGCTGACGAACGCGGCGGCCTGGTGCTGGGCAAGTCGCTGACGACCTACGAGCGCATCTTCGTCGGCATCGAAGGCGCGCTCAAGATGGCGTCCGAGCAGCTGGGAGTGGGCGTCGGCGACGTGCTGCGCAACACCGGTCTCGTAATTTACGGCACCACGCACGCGACCAACGCGATTATCGAACGCAACACCGCGCGCACGGCGTTCCTGGTCACCGAAGGGTTCCCCGACATCCTCGTGCTGCGCGAAGGCGGCAAGCTCGATCCCTTCAACCTCGCATACCCGCCGATCGAGCCATATGTGCCGAGGCGCCTTACGTTCGAGATTCGCGAGCGGATCGATTCCGAGGGCAACGCCGTAGTGCCGCTCGACGAGGAGCAGGCGCGCGCGACGCTTCGCCGCGTAGCTCAGCGCGGGGTCGAGGCGATCGCGGTTTGCCTCTTGTGGTCGCCGGCGAATCCGGCGCACGAGGAGGCGCTCGGCCGTCTGATCGAGGCGGAGCTGCCGGGCGTTCCCTACACGCTATCCTCGCGGCTCAACCCGATCATCCGCGAATATCGCCGCGCATCGTCGGCGGCGATCGACGCCTCGCTGAAGCCGCTGATGCAGCGCCATCTGCGCGACATGGAGGAGGATTTTCGCCGCGCCGGCTTCGCCGGGCAACTGCTGGTCGCGACCTCTTTCGGCGGCGTGATGCACGCGGGCGACGTCGTCCAGCGCCCCATCTTCCTGGTCAAATCGGGGCCCGCGATGGCGCCGGTCGCCGGACGCACCTATGGCGAGGCCGAGGTCGGCCCGCGCGATCTCATCGTGTGCGACGCGGGCGGCACCAGCTTCGACGTGAGCCTCGTGCACGATCGCACGATCACGTTCACGCGCGAGACCTGGCTCGGCTCCATCTTTACCGGGCATATCACCGGGATGGCGTCGGTTGACGTCCGCAGCATCGGCGCCGGCGGCGGCTCCATCGCCTGGATCGATCCCGGCGGATTGCTGCGCGTCGGCCCTCAGAGCGCGCGCGCCGAACCGGGCCCGGCATGCTACGGCAGCGGCGGCACCGAGCCGACGGTCACCGACGCGGCGGCGGTGCTGGGCTATATCGATCCGGACTACTTCTTGGGCGGACGGATGCGGCTGCACGCCGACGCCGCCGCGACCGCGGTTGGGAAAATCGCCTCGCGTCTGGGCCTTGATCTGAAGGATGCGGCGCGCGCGATCATGGAGGTTGCCGGCGATCACATGGTTGGCGCGATCAAGGACATCACGATTAACCAGGGTATCGATCCGCGCGAGAGCCTGCTGGTCGCGGGCGGCGGCGCCGCCGGGCTCAATATCGTGCCGATCGCGCGGGAGCTAGGATGCCGCCAGGTTCTAGTCCCGCGCACGGCCGGCGCGCTCAGCGCCTGCGGCGGCCAATACTCGGATATCGTGAGCGAGTTCACGCAAAGCGCGTTCGCGTTCACCGGCGACTTTTCGTTCGACACGGTCAACCGGGTTCTGGACGACATAACCGCGTCGATGGAGCGGCTGGAGGCCGAGTTGCGCGAACGC
The nucleotide sequence above comes from Candidatus Binataceae bacterium. Encoded proteins:
- a CDS encoding LLM class flavin-dependent oxidoreductase is translated as MNFGFTLFFRNPPPAKVSFAELYRKEIELAVAAEDLGFDTIWLTEHHFVDDGYAPSLLPIAAAIAARTKKVRIGTFVLLLPLHNALRVAEDAATVDIISNGRLDLGLGQGYRVPEFVGFNIPRNERGPRLEEGTEVIRRVWTERNVTMDGRFNKLTNVTVIPGPVQKPHPPLWLAARGPKSIGRAARNGYHFMGTGGVDQQQMYDAALVEHGREPEDYNIAQLRTVFVASKRDKAWDDAEAGAHYMMSCYGKWFVEANDLPGDQAYGSNLPPVGKLRQSETAALFGEPLLIGTPDEAIAGLEDYFGRTRVTHLVAAMDLPGMDPRKVRRSMELFAKEVMPHFRRKARKAATPAKKKK
- a CDS encoding muconolactone Delta-isomerase family protein, which encodes MLFMLKANIAKPANASNKEFYTVWRHESEAALAAVKGGAIKGIWKVAGRPIIIAVIDVPSADDLDHAIHELPIWKMGYAHIAAETEVFALRPYENWAEDLKELSKG
- a CDS encoding LLM class flavin-dependent oxidoreductase, with amino-acid sequence MASFAYMPDTHGGPYAQPEPEPERSANFAQQLLSEAEQAERCGFDGVFVPERHARTECMFPSPLPLLAAIAARTRRVKIGTDILMPALYNPVHLAQSTALIDVLSRGRLILGVGAGYHKDYFAHFGIPIKQREGRFEETMEIVQKAWTTVGPFAHHGKYFNFDAIHVTPKPYQRPRPPIWIGAFGPKSIARAGRMSDAWSAAPFFDRIENIKAQVSIYREAAAKAGRKPSIALFRDGWLASSREEAEQTFGRLWLEECKFYFRNGMLVPTEDFASESDFTLDKIRGRGHAIVGTKDDWLEALDRWNTIMGGVDWYVLRIRVPLGPSPEKVLECIQRLGEEVLPKARKA
- a CDS encoding zinc ribbon domain-containing protein, translated to MPLYECRCERCELTFEVLAPLSSSGMRSRPCPNCGRAARRIISAVAFTVEGGTRASSTQDVTQLKVPPAARLCWMDDRSAARYAAYKHGRGAEYDDKVHAREEAENKRGAPPPAKPAAAAHEHGHSRSHAAMTAVRKANAAKAKAAASRPRPPA
- a CDS encoding N-acyl homoserine lactonase family protein, with translation MAEGKAKKMWALPGAQLTAPQSLLMHGGDATLMLDLPCPSFLIEHPKGLVLFDTGCNPKIIDDAVGYWGDVAAHLPLKWSKSDTLDKQIQNVGYKTSDVKYVILSHSHLDHSGGLTYFPNATFLVGSRELQYAYWPDVDRRWAFILNDFLPTRSYKWMELDCDFDLFGDGALQFLLTPGHTPGECSLLVNLPNRRFLLTGDTTHLRAAVNAEATMGIDVNPFQSVHSLRRIKAIRDMWGATMWITHDPDDWKEYPHKVE
- a CDS encoding hydantoinase/oxoprolinase family protein; the protein is MAYRIAIDTGGTFTDLVLADERGGLVLGKSLTTYERIFVGIEGALKMASEQLGVGVGDVLRNTGLVIYGTTHATNAIIERNTARTAFLVTEGFPDILVLREGGKLDPFNLAYPPIEPYVPRRLTFEIRERIDSEGNAVVPLDEEQARATLRRVAQRGVEAIAVCLLWSPANPAHEEALGRLIEAELPGVPYTLSSRLNPIIREYRRASSAAIDASLKPLMQRHLRDMEEDFRRAGFAGQLLVATSFGGVMHAGDVVQRPIFLVKSGPAMAPVAGRTYGEAEVGPRDLIVCDAGGTSFDVSLVHDRTITFTRETWLGSIFTGHITGMASVDVRSIGAGGGSIAWIDPGGLLRVGPQSARAEPGPACYGSGGTEPTVTDAAAVLGYIDPDYFLGGRMRLHADAAATAVGKIASRLGLDLKDAARAIMEVAGDHMVGAIKDITINQGIDPRESLLVAGGGAAGLNIVPIARELGCRQVLVPRTAGALSACGGQYSDIVSEFTQSAFAFTGDFSFDTVNRVLDDITASMERLEAELRERGLTRFRREYFVEARYPYQVWELDVALPRGRFDGQADLDAMIGAFHREHERVFAVKEPGQQVECVYWRGRVTAALTGPPLSKTAAHAAALPAPRSNRAMFFAGHRDLETPRYHGESLAPGMTLEGPAIIDEPTTTIVVYPGSRARVTELHNYLLEVGDA